The genomic DNA GCCCGGCGCGGGCGCGGGCGACGCCGTCGGGCCCCGCGAGGGTGGACAGGCCGACGAACTCGAACTCGCCCTCCCGGCCGACGCGGTCGACGTACGCGACGTACATCTGGTTCTCGAAGGCCCGCACCGGCACGACCGACTCGGCGACGAACTGGAACGGGTGCATCTGCGCGGTCGGGACGAGCAGCAGGTCGGTGCCGGCCAGGGCGTGGGCGCGGACGTTCTCCGGGAACTCGACGTCGTAGCAGATCATCAGGCCCACGGTGAGGCCGTCCAGCTCGGCCTGGACGACGGGCTGCTCGCCGGAAGTGAAGTGGTCGCGCTCGAAGCAGCCGAAGAGGTGGGTCTTGCGGTAGCCCGCGAGCCGGGTGCCGTCCGCGGCGACGAGCTGGACGGAGTTGAAGACGCGCTCGCCGTCCCGCTCGGGGTAGCCGTACGCGACGGCCAGGCCGTGGCGACCGGCGATCTCCGCGACGGCGTCGGCCGCGTCGCCGTCGGCGGGTTCGGCGAGGACGCCGACGGCGTCGCCGATGGCGTATCCGGTCAGGAACAGCTCGGGGGTGACGAGCAGCGCGGCTCCCGCGGCGGCGGCGCGGCCCGCGGCCTCGTCCAGGACCTTGAGGTTCTCGGCGGTGGAGCCGGGGCGGCCGGAGCTCTGGAGCAGGGCGGTGCGCATGCGTGTTCCTCACCGGTCGCAAGGGGGCTTCAGGGGTCGGATAGACGGTACGGTCGCCGGACTCGGCCGGACAAGACGGACCTGTTGCGCGCCGGTGAGCGGATCGTTGCGTGCCCCGGGCACCCCACGGCGATTCGTTGCGCCCCGTGCGGCGGGTGCGGTTCTCGTCCCCCGGGAGCCGACCGGGACGGCCCTGCCCGCCGCGCGGCGGAGGTGGCTCCCGTCCTGGGCCGGCTGTGGTGCGGGTGCGGCGCCGGGACAGTGGGGACCGTTCGGTTCACCGGCTTCGTTCCACGGGAGACGACCGCCATGAAACGCCGTACCGCGACCGCCGCACTCCGCGCCGCCCCGCTGCTCACCGCCGTCACCACGGGCGCGCCCGTCGCCGCCGGCCCCGACGGGAAGCCGCACGACGGTCCGCTCCCGCGGGAGGCCGCCGCCCTGGCCGGCACCGCCAAGCCGTACCGGCCGGCGGGGGACGACGTCACCCTCACCTTCGACGCCCGTCTGGCGGCCGAGGACAAAGAGGACCCCTGGAGGCGCCCGGGACCTTCGAGTGCAGCCACTGCCTGAACGGTGAGGGGCGCGGGCCGAGGCAACCGTGGACTGTCTCCTGACCGGCGGTGAAGTGGCCGTCGTCTCCGGCGTCATCACCGACTCCGGCCTCCCCGGCGCCGAGGGGAAGCGGGTCGGTCGTTCGGATCAGGTCGGATCCAGGCGACGGTGCCTTGTGGCCCACCGAGCGGGGTCTGGTGCGTGCAGCTGCAAGGCGGAGGAGGGCGGCAACGCGATGGGGCCCCGCGCGAGCGCAGCCGAGCGTGGGGGAGCTGACAACCGACGACAACGCCGCTGGGGGCACCTCCCACGCCCTTCGGGCAGTGGGGAGTGCGTGCCAGACCCCGCGAACCCGGCATGATCCGGACGACACCCCGGTGCGTGGGGCCGGCGCCCTTCGAGAAGGTCAGGAAGGGGACCGGCGACTTCGACGTCGTGCCCCGGCAGCCGCGGCTGTGGTTCGGGCGGCGCCGGCCAGCGGCAGCGCCGTCAGGACGTACGGCAGCGCGGAGAGCGCGAAGGCGGTGCCGTGGCCCCAGGCCGTGGCCGCTGCCGCGTAGGCGCCGTAGGTGGCGAGGTTGCCCAGCTCGGTGCCGAGGCCCGCGACCGAGGTCAGGGTGGCCCGCCCGGTGTCGTCGATGCGCTGCTGGAGACGGGCGTCGGCCAGCACGGTCGCCAGCTGGAAGCCGCCGAAGGCGAGCGCCACCAGGACCAGGGCGGCCGGTGTGCCGGCCAGGCCCCCCACGGCCAGGGCGAGCGCGGAACCGGTGAGCAGCGCGGCGAACCCGTTGGCCGTCAGGCGCTCCGCCGCACCGGCCAGCAGGCTGCCGGCGGTGGCACCGGCCCAGATCACCAGCAGCAGCCAGGGCACGGTCTCGGCCGCGACGCCGGTGTCGCGCGCCAGCAGCGGCGTGTACTCGTCGAGCGCGCCCCACACCGCGGTCACGGCCGGTACGAGGAGCAGCGCCCCACGCACGGACCGGTCGGCGCGGGCGTCGGCGAGACCCGCGCGCAGGGTCGCGGACCAGCGTTCGCCGCCGCCGGAGGGAGTGCGGTGCTCGGGGAAACGGGTGGCCACGGCCGCCGCGGCCAGACAGGCCAGCACGCTCGCGGCGCCGACCGCGTGGTAGCCGCCCCAGGCGAACACCGGACCGGCCAGGCCCATGGCGGACATGGTCGCGGCGATGCCGATCGCCCGGGCCCGGCCCATGACGCGGGCGTAGTCGCCGGCCGCGCCGGCCCGCTCGAGTTCGTCGTAGACCAGCGCCTCCAGCGCGCCCGAGCCGAGCGCGCCGCCCGCGCCCCACAGCACGAAGCCGAGGGCGAAGGCGCCGTAGGAGGGCGCGAGCACCCACAGCGCGAAGCCGGCGGCGGTGAGCAGCGGGCCGAGGATCAGCAGCAGCCGGCGGGAGACGGCGTCGGCCCAGGCGCCGGAGGGCACCTCGAGCAGCACGCCGGTCAGCGACCACAGGGCGAACAGCGAGGCCGTCTGCCAGACGGACAGGCCGGTGTCGGCGAACAGCAGCGCGTACACCGGGTAGAGCAGGACGAACTCGTCGCAGAACGCCGAGGCGTACAGCGTGCGCACGAGCCGGTGGGTGCCTGCGGGCGCGTCGGCGGCACGCGCGGCTGAGGGCGGGGGTGAGACGGTCATGAGGCCTTCCCGAGGGGGCGGATCGGACACCGGAGGTACGGCGTCCGGGGCGGCCCTCGGGAGGAGGCGCTACGGGTGGCGCGGGTGGATCAATGTCGCCAGGTCATGGCACCGATGCTAGAGGGCACGCGGCGCCCTGCCCACCGGATTACGTGGGCGAACCCGACGAGGAGCGCCGCAGCAGTGGCGAGAGCACCAGCACGGACTTGGTGCGCTCCACGAACGGCTCCCCGGCGATCCGCTCCAGGACCCGCTCGAAGTGCCGCATGTCGGAGGCGAAGACCTGGGCGACCGCGTCGGCGTCCCCGGTGACGGTGGACGCGGCCACGACCTCCTGGTAGCGATCGAGGCCCCGCTGGATGGTCTCGGGCGAGGTGTTGCGGCGGCAGAAGATCTCGACGAACCCCTCGGTCTCCCAGCCGAGCGCGGCGGGGTCGACCCGTACGGTGAAGCCGGTGATGGCGCCGGTGGCGCGCAGCCGGTCCACGCGCCGTTTCACGGCGGGCGCGGAGAGGCCGACCGACTGCCCGATGTCCGCGTAGGAGCGGCGGGCGTCCTCGGCGAGGGCGTGCACGATGCGTTCGTCGAGATCGTTCAGCACTGCGGGTCGTTCACTTCGCTTCTGGTGCGTCCGGGCCCCGGGCGGGTCCGGTGTGGCGAGTCGGGGGCGGCGGTGGCCGTACCCGAAGTAGAACACGAGCCGGACGGCCACCCGGACACCGAAGACCACCCGGGTGACGGTGTGGACGGGCCGCCGATCAGGCACCCGCAGCGGGCGAAGCCGAGGGCGGCGGGACCGAACGCTACGAGCCGGACGGTCGGTGACTGTCCGGCTCGCCCGCGGCGGCGCGTGCCTCGGCCGCGTCCGCGGCGTCGAAGCCGATCTGTCCTGGCCGGCCGCGGGCGGCCTCCTGGGCGTCGATCCAGCGCGTGTGCGCCTCCCAGGCGGCCTGCTTGCTGGTGCCGAGGGCGGCTCCGATCTGCGCCCAGGAGGCACCGGCCTCGCGGGCGGCGCGGACGGTGAGTTGGCGCCCGTAGGCGGCCTTGCGGGCGACCACCTCGCTGAGCGCGAGCAGTTCGAGGAGCTGGGCGCGGTCCAGGGCCTCGTCGTCGCTGCCGAACCCGGCGAGGGACTCGCGGGCGCGCAGCTCGTCGAGGCGGGCCACGGCGGTCAGCAGGGTGTGCTGCGGCTCGATGCTCTGCGGTGTGGTCATGCGTCCAGCGTCACGTCAGGACGGCTTGACGTCAAGCCGCCCTGACGTGACTGCCGGGCTTCGGGGCGGGTCAGCTCCAGCTGGCGTGCAGCGGCTTGCCCTCGGCGTAACCGGCGGCGCTCTGGATGCCGACGATGGCCTTCTCGGCGAACTCCTCCAGGGAGCCGGCACCGGCGTAGGTGCAGGACGAGCGGACGCCCGCGATGATCGCGTCGATCAGGTCCTCGACGCCGGGCCGGGCCGGGTCGAGGAACATCCGCGAGGTGGAGATGCCCTCCTCGAACAGCGCCTTGCGGGCCCGGTCGTAGGCCGACTCCTCCGAGGTGCGGTTGCGCACCGCGCGCGCGGAAGCCATGCCGAAGGACTCCTTGTAGGCGCGGCCGTTGGCGTCGTGCTGGAGGTCGCCCGGGGACTCGTAGGTGCCCGCGAACCAGGAGCCGACCATCACGTTGGACGCGCCGGCCGCGAGGGCCATCGCCACGTCGCGGGGGTGGCGGACACCGCCGTCCGCCCACACGTGCTTGCCGTACTTCTTCGCCTCGGCGGCGCACTCCAGGACGGCGGAGAACTGCGGCCGGCCCACGCCGGTCATCATGCGGGTGGTGCACATGGCACCGGGGCCCACACCGACCTTGATGATGTCGGCGCCCGCCTCGATCAGGTCGCGCACGCCCTGGGCGGAGACGATGTTGCCCGCGACGATCGGGACCCGCGGGTCGAGGTCGCGCACCACCTTGACGGCGCTGATCATCGACTCCTGGTGGCCGTGCGCGGTGTCGATGACGAGGGTGTCCACGCCGGCGTCGATGAGCTGCTTGGCCTTGCCGGCCACGTCGCCGTTGATGCCCACGGCGGCGGCGATGCGGAGCCTGCCCTGCGCGTCGACGGCCGGGGTGTACAGGGTGGCGCGCAGGGCGCCCTTGCGGGTGAGGATGCCGGCGAGGCGGCCCTCCTTGTCCACGGCGGGCGCGTAGCGGCGGTTGGCGGCGTCGAGGGTGTTGAAGGCCTCGCGCGGGTCCAGGTCGGCGTCGATGAGGATCAGGTCCTTGGACATGACCTCCTCGAGCTGGGTGAAGCGGTCCACGCCGGACAGGTCGGTGTCGGTGACCACGCCGACCGGCCTGTGGTCCTCGTCCACGACGACGCCCGCGTTGTGCGCGCGCTTGGGCAGCAGGGCCAGCGCGTCGGCGACGGTCTGGTGCGGGGCCAGCACGATGGGGGTGTCCAGGACGTGGTGGCGGCTCTTCACCCAGGAGACGACGTCGGTGACGACCTCGATCGGGATGTCCTGCGGGATGACCACGAGGCCGCCGCGCCGGGCCACCGTCTCGGCCATCCGGCGGCCCGCGATGGCGGTCATGTTGGCGACGACCAGCGGGATCGTGGTGCCCGTGCCGTCCGGGGAGCCGAGGTCCACGCCCTGCCGGGAGCCGACGGCGGAGCGGCTCGGCACCATGAACACGTCGTCGTACGTCAGGTCGTACGAGGGCTGGATGTCATTGAGGAAACGCACGTGCTGCACATCCCAGTCGATCAGAGGTGGCCCCCGGACAGGTCAGCCAGGGGGAAAGAGCACGTACTTCATTGTCCCACGGCGGGTGGCCGATCAGCCCCGGGCAGATCATCCAGGCTGGTCAGCGGCCTGCTTGGAGGATCCTCCAGGGCCGAGGGTGACGAAGAGCCCCGGGCCGCGGTCGGTGGCCTCGGCGAAGACCTCCTCGGCGACGGTCCACTCGTCCGGCCGCGCCTCGGCGTACGCCCGCCAGCCCTCCACGACGAGGACCAGGCCCCGGTCCGCCGCGCCCACGGGCCAGACGGAGGGGTCGGCGAGGGAGTCGGCGAGCGCGTCCCAGTTCCGGCCGAACCGGTCGGGCAGCGCCAGGTCGCGGGCGCAGCGGTCCATCAGGCCCGCCTTGTCCGTGACCCCGCCGAGGTCCAGCGTGACCACGAGCCGTCCCGCGGGGTCCTCGGTCATGTCGCGCCCCTTCTCTCCCGCTTCCGGTGCCGATCGGCCGTCAGATCCCGTCGGGGTCGGTCCGGTTGAGCGTCGACTTCGGTGCCGAGCCCGCCGTCATCAGGTAGTCCGCGGCCGAGGTGTCCGTGACCAGGCTGGTGACGAGGCCGGAGCGCAGCACCGCGTCGATGGCCGCCGCCTTGCGCTGCCCGCCCGCGATCGCGACGACCTCGGGGATACGGCGGAGCTGGTCGGCCTTGACGGTGATGCACCGCTCCCCCAGGTCCCGCCCGACCCGGCGCCCTTCGGCGTCGAAGAGGTGCGCGGACATCTCGGCGGCGACCCCGAGCGAGGCGTAGTGCGCGCGCTCCTCGTCGCTGAGCATGTCGTGCACCGTCGAGATCCCGGGCTCCCAGGAGCCGATGGAGACGCAGGCGACCGTGACCTTGTCGAAGTACTCGAAGGCCCGGGCGATCCCGGTCTGGTGCCGCAGCGCCTGCGCGGTGGCCGCGTCCGGCAGGAGCATCGGCGCGTAGATGGGGTGCGCGTCGCCGCCCGACACCTGGGCGGCACGGCGGACGGCCTCCACCGAGCCGCGCTCGGCGGTCCCGGCGTCGTACACGCCCGTCAGCTGCACCACGGTGCACGGCGGCAGCCGGTCGAGGGCCGCCGCCATGTGGATGGTCGACCGGCCCCAGGCCAGGCCCAGCACGTCGCCCTCGTTGACCAGCTCGCCGAGCAGGTCGGCGGCCACCTCGCCCAGGTTCTCCGGGTCCGGTGTCTCCTCGGCGTCGGCCGGGGACTCCACCACGACGGCGTGCCGGAGCCCGTAGCGGGCCCGCAGGGCGTCCGAGCGCTCGGCGTCCAGCTCGGCCGGCACCCGGATCTCGATGCGCACCAGGTCCCGCTCGAGGGCGGTCTCGAGAACCCTGGCCACCTTGAAGCGGCTGACGCCGAACTCCTCCGCGATCTGGATCTTGGACTTGCCCTCGAGGTAGAAGCGGCGGGCCATGGCCGCCGCCTGGACCAGCTCAGCGGGTCCCATCCGCATGGCTGAACGGCCCGCCGACATACCCGACACGGCGATCTCCTCACTGCTGTTCACACTCTGGATACGCCGTTCATCCTCGCAGATTCGGCGCACTTGATCAGCCCTGGCGGGAGCCGTTCACTTTCTGTTCCTCAGTGGTCGCAGGACCAGGATGCCTTGGCGGTCGCCGCATCCGCCTGCGTGCGCAGTGCACGTACCGCCTCGGCCGGGTCGGACGCCCCGTACACCGCGGACCCCGCGACGAAGACGTCGGCGCCGGCGTCGGCGCACCGCTCGATCGTGGACGCCGAGACACCGCCGTCGACCTGGAGCCACAGCTCCAGACCGTGCTTCCTGATCAGCTCACGGGTGCGCCGGATCTTGGGAAGCATGATGTCGAGGAACGCCTGCCCACCGAAGCCGGGTTCAACCGTCATGATCAGCAGCATGTCGAGTTCGGGGAGCAGGTCCTCGTACGGCTCGATCGGCGTCGCGGGCTTGAGCGCCATGGACGCGCGGGCGCCCTTGGCCCGGATCTCGCGGGCCAGCCGCACCGGTGCGGCGGCCGCCTCGGCGTGGAAGGTGACGGAGCCGGCGCCCGCCTCCACGTACTGCGGCGCCCAGCGGTCGGGAGCCTCGATCATCAGGTGGCAGTCCAGCGGGGTGTCGGTCGCGCGGGCCAGGGACTCGACCACCGGCACGCCGAGCGTGAGGTTCGGGACGAAGTGGTTGTCCATGACGTCGACGTGGAGCCAGTCGGCTCCCTCGACCGCCTTGGCCTCGTCCGCGAGGCGGGCGAAGTCGGCGGACAGGATGCTGGGGTTGATCTGCGCGGCCATGTGCCCAAGCCTGCCATGCCCTCCGGGGGTGGGCGGGGATGGGTCCTCGGGTTGTGGGGGTTGTTCTTCGGGTGCGGGTTGTCCGTGGTTGCTCGCGCAGTTCCCCGCGCCCCATTTGGGGCGCGTCTCAGCCGGCGCTGCATACCGGCAGGTTCTGGGACCTGCGGAGCGCTTCGAGTTCTCGCAGGCGGGTGTTCAGGTCGGTCGGGTCGGCGAAGGTGCGCAGGACTGCCTGGTGGAAGGCGTCGCGGGTGGTGCGGGGCATGGCGTCGGAGGCGTCCCAGCAGCGGGTTCGGCCGGGTTCGCGCAGGATGGCTCCGATCTCCCGCTCGGTGGCGTCCTGGTCGCCGTCGGCCGCGGCCGTCCGGTTCGCCGTGTACTCCGGCAGCGCGGTCGCCGGGTCGGCGAGGTAGCGGATCAGCTGCTCGGCCTCCTCGGTCGGGTTCAGTATGGCCGCGAGGTCGCCGGAGACCTCCCACGCGCCGGCGTCTGCTCCGGCGCCGGGCACGACCTCGGAGGAGTGGACGTGGTCGCCGCCCTCCTGCCGCCAGTGCCCGGCGCGGAAGGAACCCTGGTGCTCCAGGCGGCCCGGCGCGCAGTCCGCGTCGAAGGCGGTGGTCAGCACCTGCCCGACGCGGGCACGGTCGCCCGCGCCCACCAGGTCGGCCCAGGTCGTCCAGGCCCTGCGCACGGCGTCGTCGGTCCACGGCAGCCTGCCGTTGGCCCACTCCTCGTACACCCGTGGGCCGGCCTGCTGGAGCAGGATGTCCTCCACCCAGTCGGTGCCCGGCCAGCCGGAGGTCGCGCCGGACTCCAGGCCGGCGCACCACCGTGCGGGAGGGCCGGCCGTCCCGGCCGTCGGTGCCGGTCCGGCGTACCACACCATGCTCTTGAGGCCGGTCTTCACGGGCAGCCAGTACGTGTGGGCGCCCTGCCCCGGCACGGTGACCTCGGGAGCCCAGAACCGGTCGTAGTCCCGGGCGTCGAAAAGGCCGTCCAGCGGGTGGAGCCGGCCGTCGACGGCGTAGGCGAGCAGTTCGCCGGGGCCGGGCAGCACCGCCACGTCGGGCGGGTTGCCGGCCGCCATGTCGGCGGCCAGCACCTGGCTGAGCGCGGAGCTGCCCTGGTAGACGACGTCGATCCGGTACTTCTCCTCGAACGGCTCGACGACGTGCTCCTCGAACTGCTCGCGCTCCGTGCCGCTCCAGTTGGCGAGCAGGGTGACCGAGCCCTGCCAGCCACGCGCCCAGCGCACCCCGGCGTACACGCCGGCGCCGAGCAGGACCAGGCAGAGGCAGAGGATGCCGAGGGTGCGGGTACCCGGGCGGCTCATCGCTGCCCCCGGAACCGGTACTCGGAGATCCGCGGCCACAGTCCCCACAGCGTCAGCGCCACCACCACGGCCCCTCCCAGCAGTATCCAGTCGGACAGCGAGGCCCAGAACCCGGCGTCCGCGAGCGCGCCCTGCACGTCGTCGGCCACCTTGGGGACGGCCTCCGGGGCGGCCGGCGGCACCCGTACCCCGGCGACGGAGTCGGTCATCGCACGGTGGGCCGAGACGGTCTGCCAGGCCAGTACGGGCACGCCGACGGCGCACACCGCGGTGGCGGCCAGCAACCGCAGTTGCACGGGCCGCCGGAAGCGGCGCCGCAGGAACCGCTGGCTCTCCAGCAGCGCCCCGCACAGGGCCGCGTACAGCACCGCGACGGTGCACCAGCCGAGCCACAGCTCCCAGGGGAAGGCGGCCTGCCGCCGGGCCTCGGCCAGCTGTTCGCCGCGCAGGGCGTCCAGGCGGCTCATGATGTCGCCCTCGGTTCCGGCCTCGGCCTCGAGACCGAGGACCTTCTCGGCGTAGTGGAGGAAGGCGGCGCGCAGCGGTGAGCCGTCCGGTTCGCGGCCCCGGCGCTCCACCCAGCCCGAGTAGACGGCGATCAGCCCGGTGACGGTCTGGACGTCGTGGCGGCCCGCCAGGCCGGTGACGTTCTCCGAGGCGGCCAGGGCGAGGCTCTGCTGGGCTACCGAGACCTGGGTGAGGAATTCGCCGCTGGTGTCGCCCTCGGCGCCGGTCTCGCGGACCACGGCGTTCGCCTGGCGCAGCGCGCTCCGCGCGGTGTCGACGGCGCGGATGCCGGGCGTGCTCGCGGTGGACAGCGGAACGGTGTCGTCGTGCACGCCGCGGTAGGCGAAGAACAGCGCGAGGGTGGTCGCGGTCACCAGGACCAGCAGCAGCCTGAGTCTGCGGATGAGGTCCCGGCCGGTGGTGCTCACGGCCGCGCCTCGAAGCGGTGCCCGCAGGCCGGGCAGAACCGGGCGGCCGCCGGAGCCTTCCGCGAGCAGGCCGGGCAGGGCACGGCGGCCCCGCCGCCCGGCGCGCCGCCTGCCGCACCGGAGCCGGTCCCGGTGCCGGTGCCGGATGCGGGGCCGTAGGTGCTGTGGCTGCTCGCGGTGATCAGGTGCTGGAAGTCGACGGCCGTGACCTCGGGGCGCAGGGTGACCCGGCCGGACGACGCGTCCTCGATCCGCACCAGCCGGGCCAGCCGGGCCAGCTGCTCGTCGGCGCCCATGACGTGCGCGAGCAGCACGGCCCGGCCGAGCTGCTGTTCTGCCAGGTCGCGCTGTCCTCGGCGGTGGGCGTCGGTGGCCGCGGCGACGGCCTCGCCGAGCCGCTGGTGCTGCTCGAAGTGCTCGACCTGGGCGTCGGTGTGCCGGGACAGGGCCGGATCGTCGGTCCAGTGCACCAGGCAGGGCTGCGGCGGCGGCAGCCGGACCTCGCCGCCGCCTGGTACGCCGGGTACTTCGATGGCGACCACGGCGAGCTGGAGGTCCTCCCCACGCGGGCGGCCGGTCGGGTCGGCGGCCAGGCACAGCTGGTAGCGGCGCGTCTCGTCGCCCCAGGCCCGGGTGACGAACCGGCCGGTGCCGTCCTCGGCGGTCAGCTCCGCCTCGGTGGGGAAGACCTGTTTGAGGTAGCGCACGGTGCACCCGGGCATGGCGGTCACGGAGACGACCAGTTCGGGGACGGTCTTGGTGAGCAGGCGGTTCATCAGCTGCTCGTACTCCCCGGGCAGGGCCTCCTCCTCGCGCACGGAGGAGGCGCTGCCGTGCAGCCGGCTGGTGATCCGCAGCAGTTCCCGGCCGTCCCAGCCGTCACCGATGCCCCAGGCGTCGCAGACGAACCGGCCCGCGCACGCGTCGAGCACCCGGGCGAGCGGCATCTGCTCGTCGTGCTGGTTCTTGCCGTCGGTGAGCAGCAGGACGTGCCCGATGGGCGCGTCCTGCTCCGTCAGCAGCCGGCGGCTCAGGTCCAGCCAGGCACCGATGCAGGTGCCGCCGCCCGCGACCGTCTCCCGCACGGCCCGCTCCGCCCGCGTCCGGGTGCGGGCGGAGGCGCGGGCCATGCGCGGGGTGTCGGGGTACACCACGGTCGCCTGCTCGTTGCCCCGGATCACCGCGAACGGGGTGCCGTCGGGCAGCTTGCGGATCGCCGCGACGGCCGCCTGCTGGGCCGCGTGCAGCTTCTCCACCGGCCAGGTCATCGAGCTGGAGCAGTCCATGACCAGCACCTGCGCGAGCACCGGGCCGCCCGGGTGGCCGTCGCCCCCGGTGCCGTCCACGCGCACGCTGAGGATGGCGTGCATCCGCGGGTCGCCCGCCTCGCCGGGCAGGTACTTCCACTGGCTGATCTCCAGTCCGGCGGCCACCTGTCCGGCGGCCTCGCCCGTCCGGGGCGTTCCTGTCTCCACGTGTCCGTGCCCCCTCGCCCACGTCGTCGCTGCCTCGCACCCTCACGTGCTCACGTGCTCATGCTGTACGCCGCCACCCCCGCACCAGCTCGCGCAGCCCGGCCGGTGCCGGGAGCACCGCGTACGCGGTGTCCAGCAGGTCGCCGCGCTCGCCGACGCCGCCCGCCTGGTCGGCGAGGCGCCTGAGCGACCCGGACAGCAGCCTGCGCAGCGCCTCCTCGGTGTCCTCGGGTCCGAACAGCTCGCCGGCAAGGAAGCAGCTCCCCCAGCCGCCGGGCGGGCGGCAGTCGAGCGCGTGCTCGCGCAGTTCGGTCACCAGCCGGTCCCAGGACCCGCTGCCGTCCAGGTGCAGCCCCGCCAGCCGCTCGGCGGCCTCGCGCAGTTCGGCGGCGAGCGGGGCGGGCCGGTCCGGCAGCCTGCCGGTCAGGATCCGCACCGCCGCGACGCGGGCGGCGTCGTAGTGCCGGGAGGTGGTCGGCACGCCGTCCAGGACGTCGACGGCCGCCCGGCGTCCGGCGCGGCGCAGCCGGACGCGGGCCAGTCCGAAGGCGGCGCTGCCCTGGGTGGGGTCGCGGCGCAGGACGGCCGCGTAGAACTCCTCGGCCTGCGCGTGACGGGCCCGCATCCGTGCGGCCGTCTGCCCGTCGGCCGGTCCGGCCGGTCCGGCTGCTCCGGCTGCTCCGGCTGCTCCGGCCGGTCCGGCTGCTGAGGCCGGTCCGGCTGCTCCGGCTGCGGGCTCGCGGTCCCGCTCCGCCAGGTACTCGGCGCAGTAGCCGAGCGCCAGCTTGGGCGCGGCCTCGCCGGGCAGCGCCGCGTAGGTGGCGGCGAACTCGTCCTCCGCCTTGTCCACCGCGCCGCGCGTGAGGTGGACCAGTCCCCGGTGCCAGAAGATCCGCCAGTCGTAGTCGCCGCTCCACCCCTTGGCCCGGGCCACCCACGCCTCGGCCCGCGCGGTGTCCCCGCCGTCCAGGTAGGCGCGGCACAGCCACAGCGCCGTCTCCACGGTCCGCAGCGCCGGGTCGCCCTCCGCCCGTTCGGCGATGCGGTCGGGGGTGTCCGCGGCAAGCCCGCCGAGCAGTACGGCCGCCGGGTCCGAGGCGTCGGGGAGCGGGACCGGCAGGGCGCGGGCCA from Streptomyces sp. CB09001 includes the following:
- a CDS encoding carbon-nitrogen hydrolase family protein; the encoded protein is MRTALLQSSGRPGSTAENLKVLDEAAGRAAAAGAALLVTPELFLTGYAIGDAVGVLAEPADGDAADAVAEIAGRHGLAVAYGYPERDGERVFNSVQLVAADGTRLAGYRKTHLFGCFERDHFTSGEQPVVQAELDGLTVGLMICYDVEFPENVRAHALAGTDLLLVPTAQMHPFQFVAESVVPVRAFENQMYVAYVDRVGREGEFEFVGLSTLAGPDGVARARAGRAEELILADVDPAFLAASRETNPYLKDRRPGLYGSLG
- a CDS encoding MFS transporter; this encodes MTVSPPPSAARAADAPAGTHRLVRTLYASAFCDEFVLLYPVYALLFADTGLSVWQTASLFALWSLTGVLLEVPSGAWADAVSRRLLLILGPLLTAAGFALWVLAPSYGAFALGFVLWGAGGALGSGALEALVYDELERAGAAGDYARVMGRARAIGIAATMSAMGLAGPVFAWGGYHAVGAASVLACLAAAAVATRFPEHRTPSGGGERWSATLRAGLADARADRSVRGALLLVPAVTAVWGALDEYTPLLARDTGVAAETVPWLLLVIWAGATAGSLLAGAAERLTANGFAALLTGSALALAVGGLAGTPAALVLVALAFGGFQLATVLADARLQQRIDDTGRATLTSVAGLGTELGNLATYGAYAAAATAWGHGTAFALSALPYVLTALPLAGAARTTAAAAGARRRSRRSPS
- a CDS encoding Lrp/AsnC family transcriptional regulator codes for the protein MLNDLDERIVHALAEDARRSYADIGQSVGLSAPAVKRRVDRLRATGAITGFTVRVDPAALGWETEGFVEIFCRRNTSPETIQRGLDRYQEVVAASTVTGDADAVAQVFASDMRHFERVLERIAGEPFVERTKSVLVLSPLLRRSSSGSPT
- a CDS encoding GuaB1 family IMP dehydrogenase-related protein; the encoded protein is MRFLNDIQPSYDLTYDDVFMVPSRSAVGSRQGVDLGSPDGTGTTIPLVVANMTAIAGRRMAETVARRGGLVVIPQDIPIEVVTDVVSWVKSRHHVLDTPIVLAPHQTVADALALLPKRAHNAGVVVDEDHRPVGVVTDTDLSGVDRFTQLEEVMSKDLILIDADLDPREAFNTLDAANRRYAPAVDKEGRLAGILTRKGALRATLYTPAVDAQGRLRIAAAVGINGDVAGKAKQLIDAGVDTLVIDTAHGHQESMISAVKVVRDLDPRVPIVAGNIVSAQGVRDLIEAGADIIKVGVGPGAMCTTRMMTGVGRPQFSAVLECAAEAKKYGKHVWADGGVRHPRDVAMALAAGASNVMVGSWFAGTYESPGDLQHDANGRAYKESFGMASARAVRNRTSEESAYDRARKALFEEGISTSRMFLDPARPGVEDLIDAIIAGVRSSCTYAGAGSLEEFAEKAIVGIQSAAGYAEGKPLHASWS
- a CDS encoding barstar family protein; the protein is MTEDPAGRLVVTLDLGGVTDKAGLMDRCARDLALPDRFGRNWDALADSLADPSVWPVGAADRGLVLVVEGWRAYAEARPDEWTVAEEVFAEATDRGPGLFVTLGPGGSSKQAADQPG
- a CDS encoding sugar-binding domain-containing protein produces the protein MNSSEEIAVSGMSAGRSAMRMGPAELVQAAAMARRFYLEGKSKIQIAEEFGVSRFKVARVLETALERDLVRIEIRVPAELDAERSDALRARYGLRHAVVVESPADAEETPDPENLGEVAADLLGELVNEGDVLGLAWGRSTIHMAAALDRLPPCTVVQLTGVYDAGTAERGSVEAVRRAAQVSGGDAHPIYAPMLLPDAATAQALRHQTGIARAFEYFDKVTVACVSIGSWEPGISTVHDMLSDEERAHYASLGVAAEMSAHLFDAEGRRVGRDLGERCITVKADQLRRIPEVVAIAGGQRKAAAIDAVLRSGLVTSLVTDTSAADYLMTAGSAPKSTLNRTDPDGI
- the rpe gene encoding ribulose-phosphate 3-epimerase; translated protein: MAAQINPSILSADFARLADEAKAVEGADWLHVDVMDNHFVPNLTLGVPVVESLARATDTPLDCHLMIEAPDRWAPQYVEAGAGSVTFHAEAAAAPVRLAREIRAKGARASMALKPATPIEPYEDLLPELDMLLIMTVEPGFGGQAFLDIMLPKIRRTRELIRKHGLELWLQVDGGVSASTIERCADAGADVFVAGSAVYGASDPAEAVRALRTQADAATAKASWSCDH
- a CDS encoding extracellular solute-binding protein; its protein translation is MSRPGTRTLGILCLCLVLLGAGVYAGVRWARGWQGSVTLLANWSGTEREQFEEHVVEPFEEKYRIDVVYQGSSALSQVLAADMAAGNPPDVAVLPGPGELLAYAVDGRLHPLDGLFDARDYDRFWAPEVTVPGQGAHTYWLPVKTGLKSMVWYAGPAPTAGTAGPPARWCAGLESGATSGWPGTDWVEDILLQQAGPRVYEEWANGRLPWTDDAVRRAWTTWADLVGAGDRARVGQVLTTAFDADCAPGRLEHQGSFRAGHWRQEGGDHVHSSEVVPGAGADAGAWEVSGDLAAILNPTEEAEQLIRYLADPATALPEYTANRTAAADGDQDATEREIGAILREPGRTRCWDASDAMPRTTRDAFHQAVLRTFADPTDLNTRLRELEALRRSQNLPVCSAG